Proteins from one Telopea speciosissima isolate NSW1024214 ecotype Mountain lineage chromosome 1, Tspe_v1, whole genome shotgun sequence genomic window:
- the LOC122657640 gene encoding E3 ubiquitin-protein ligase ATL23-like gives MFISSSPVTPPIASPPSSSKNFMYQTYQAPALIFIFVTLLPILYCLLWCTLHVAILDFRRRRQFSVSTSTSATPTILPLRVFEQQPRQQHQQVMANQECPICLEETEVEVEVKIEAEAEAEAEMEAISWQLVPECNHRFHEFCLNRWLKLSRTCPLCRVTTQLESCAAMV, from the coding sequence ATGTTCATCTCCTCATCTCCAGTTACCCCTCCCATAGCTTCTCCTCCATcatcttcaaaaaatttcatGTACCAGACTTACCAAGCCCCTGCTTTAATCTTCATTTTTGTTACTCTTTTGCCCATACTGTACTGCTTATTATGGTGCACACTCCATGTAGCAATCTTAGACTTCCGAAGGCGAAGACAATTTTCTGTCTCAACTAGTACTTCAGCTACACCAACCATTCTTCCACTTCGAGTTTTTGAGCAGCAGCCAAGACAACAGCATCAGCAAGTCATGGCAAATCAAGAGTGCCCAATTTGCTTGGAGGAAACCGAGGTCGAGGTCGAGGTCAAGATCGAGGCAGAGGCAGAAGCTGAAGCAGAAATGGAGGCAATATCATGGCAATTAGTGCCAGAGTGCAACCATAGATTTCATGAGTTCTGCCTGAACCGCTGGTTAAAATTGTCACGAACCTGTCCGCTTTGCCGGGTCACTACTCAACTTGAATCTTGTGCTGCTATGGTTTGA